Genomic DNA from uncultured Methanospirillum sp.:
CGAACGGTTCGCAGCCGATGAAGAGAGACGCACCGGCATCAAGCCCCAGGTTAAAAAACCATCAACAGGGAAGAGGGTTGCAGTAGTCGGTTCAGGTCCGGCAGGAATCACGGCAGCCGGAGAACTGGCACGTGAAGGCCATGCAGTCGTCATGTATGAGTCACTGCACCTTCCGGGCGGCGTTCTGACATATGGAATTCCTGCATTCAGACTTCCCAAAGATGTTGTGAAAGCAGAGCTCGATCAGGTACTCTCACTCGGTGTTGAGGTAAAACTCAACCATTTTGTCGGGAAGAGTGTCCCACTCGCCGAACTTCTTGAGTATGATGCGGTCATGCTCGGAACCGGTGCAGGCCTCCCGTACTTCATGAATATTCCTGGTGAACATCTCAACGGTGTCTACTCTGCCAACGAGTTCCTCACCAGGGTGAACCTGATGCATGCAGACCGCTTCCCTGGATTTGACACCCCGATCGCAAAAGCCAGCCGGGTTGTTGTTGTCGGAGGAGGAAACGTGGCTATGGATGCGGCACGGACAGCACGACGGATGGGAGCAAAGGTAACACTCGTATACCGTCGCCGAGCCGAGGATCTTCCCGCACGGCTTGCAGAGATCCACCATGCAGAAGAAGAAGGGATCGAGTTTGTCACCTGTGCCAACCCGACGCGGATTCTCGGTGAACAGGTGGTGACCGGTGTTGAATGTATCAGGATGCAGATGTGCGAACTTGATGCCAGCGGCAGACCGGCAGCAAAACCGATCGACGGAGATACTTTTACGCTCGACTGTGACGTGGTCATCCAGGCAATCGGCCAGGGCCCGAACCCGGTGCTTGTCCGCGAGATAGATGGCATTGAACGTGGACGTGCAGGAAACGTTGTTGCAGACGGGGACGGAAGAACCGCTCATCCAAAGATCTTTGCAGCAGGCGATGTCACAACCGGGGCTGCAACGGTTATTCTGGCGATGGGTGGGGCAAAGAAAGCTGCACAGAGCATCTGTGATTATCTGGCTTCCAGGTAATCCATGTTCAATCATGCTGACCGGCCTGATCTGGAAGAGGTGATCGGGCACACCTTCGCTGTACCCGGGATCCTGAACCGGGCGCTCAGCAGAAAAGCATACTGCCAGGAGCAGGGCCACCCGGACACCGGACACATGGATGCTCTGGCAACTCTTGGTGACGCGGTGATCGAACTCCTGATCCTCACCAGGCTCGTAGAGCAGGGTGGAAGCGATAAAGGCGAGATCTCGGTAAAAAAAATGGATCTCGTCAACATGTCCATCCTTCGAAGAGCTGGAGAAACAATTCATCTTCATGAGTATATTCACTGGGGAAACGGTGAAAACAGAATGCATATCTGGTCGTCAGGGCGTGTTCTGGCCGAGTGCATCGAGGCTCTGGTCGGGGCAGTGTACCTGGATGGCGGTCTTTCTGCTGCCGGACATGTTATGGATAATATCGGCCTTTTTCCCACCGAAACGGAAGGGAAACCGGAATAAGATTCATAAAAGAGATATACCAGCCGGGTACAACTAATTCAGTTTTATATCAATACCAGGAGACGCAATGGATAAGAGCCAGAAGAAATGGGTGTATATCTCAATCGGGATCAGCGTAGTTATCCTGGCTGTGATGGTGGGTTCCACATTCAACGAAGAGACGCTGACCTACCTGCTCCACATGAACATCTTCTTCCTGATGCTTGCACTTGCACTCAGGTTTGTCTCATTTGCCCTCTGGGCTCTTCGTATCCAGAAGATGTCGCTCTCACTTGGATACAAGGTGCCATTCTCCCACTGCTATAACATGGTGGTTGCCAATCTCCTTGCCGGTGCCCTCACGCCAGGTCAGGCCGGAGGAGAACCTGTCAGGATCCACGAACTCTACAAGGCAAAGATGTCTGTAGGCGATGCAACTGCTGTGGTGATCATGGAGCGTGTTCTTGATGCGGTCATGCTCGTAGCGCTCAGCATCTGCAGTCTCTTCATCATGGGCAGCGTCATCTGGACGCTCTCAAGCGGGATCATCTTTGTGATCTTCTTCTCCCTGTTCCTGCTGATCTTCTTTATCCTTCTGCTTCTGTATGCTGTCAGGTACCCGGATCCGGCAAAACGGATGGTCATGCGTTTTCTTCATTGGATAGAGATAAAGATGAAGAAACCGTCATTTCAGAAGATCATCACCCGGACCGATGTAGAGTTTGACAACTTCTGCTCAGGGATCAACGCTTTTGCAAAACACGGGAAGTCAGGGTTCATATGGGGATCGGTCTGCACCATCCTCTTCTGGTTCTCTGAGTTCGTGGTAGCTTCAGTGATCCTGATGGGACTTGGTCTTCCTCCTGCAGTATGGGAATCTATGCTCGCCCAGATCATCATCGCCCTTGTGAGTATGATCCCGATCACTCCGGGAGCATCAGGAGTAGCCGAACTCTCGGCTGCCTCACTTTATGCCCTCTTCGTCCCGACAGCAGCCCTTGGTATCTTCATCCTGCTCTGGCGGCTGATCATGTTCTATCTCAACATCGTCTTCGGGTTCATCTCAACGATGTTCATCTTCAAGCGTGAGATAACAGAGTAAGAGTCTGGTAAGCGGGTCGTTTAAGACCTGGACCTGCTCTGCGTATCGCGACGAATCCGAAAAAAAGAGATCCTTTTTTTTCAGGCCAGAAGCCTGAGCAGAAGTGCCTTCTGCACATGCAGCCGGTTCTCTGCCTGATCCCATACAACACTCCGGCTGCTGTCCATCACCTCATCGGTGATCTCGTATCCCCGGTGTGCAGGGAGACAGTGCATAACAATTGCTCCGGGTTTTGCATGGTTCAGAAGGTCCATGTTCACCTGGTACTTACCAAAGATCTTCTCACGCTCCTGGGTCTCCTCCTCGTGACCCATCGAGACCCAGGTATCGGTCATCACAACATCGGCATTTCTGACCGCTGCAATCGGATCGGTACCAAGTTCTATGACAGCACCTTCACTGCGTGCCATCTGAATAAACTCACGCGATGGTTCGTAGCCGGCCGGGCATGCAATCCGAACCTCCATCCCGGTGAGAATTGTACTCAGGATCAATGAGTTACACACATTGTTGCCATCTCCAACCCAGGCAATGGTGACTTTCTCTATCCGGTGAAGGTGCTCTACGATCGTCATGATGTCTGCCAGGATCTGGCAGGGGTGCTCACAATCAGAGAGACCATTGATGACCGGGATATCGGCATGGACCGCAAGTTCGGTCACACTCTGGTGCGAGTTTGCCCTGATCATGATGGCTGAGACGAATCTGGACATCACCCGGGCGGTATCGCGGACAGCCTCACCTCTTCCGAGCTGCATATCCTTGGGATTGAGGAAGAGGGCATGACCTCCTAGTTCATACATGCCAACTTCAAACGAGATTCGTGTCCGTGTGGATGACTTCTCAAAGATCATCCCGAGCGTCTTCTGCGAGAGATGCGGAGGAAAAACCCCGACCCTCCGCTCTTCCTTAAGCCTGCGGGCGGTTGCTATCAGTTCGCCAAGTTCATCCCGGGAGACATCAAGAATCGAGATAAAATCTTTTTTCATCTGATCTCCTGCATGTGGCTTATCCTCTTCTTCAGGACATCCATGGTCCCGACGTCCCGGCGGTGTCTGACAGGCCCCTGAACCGCTGATGCTGCATCCTCTGCGATCTTCTCAGCCTCTTCCAGCGTATCACCGATACCAACATATGCCATTGTCCGTGAAGACTGGGTGATCAAATGTCCGTCTTCCCTGACAACAGATGCGTAATAGAGGAGAGCAGATCCAGTATCTCCGGTGGTAATCCTGTCACCTGCATGCGGATTGTCAGGGTATCCCTCTGGAACAATGTACTTACAGACGGTCGCCTTTCGTGCAAAGGATACCTGGATAGCATCCAGAGTCCCGGATGTAACTCCTCTGACGACATCACCGATGTCTGATTCGAGCAGACTGAGCACGTTCATCGCTTCAGGATCTCCGAACCTTGCGTTGAACTCGATAACCATCGGACCTTTTCCAGTATTCATGAACTGGCCGTAGAGTATACCGGTGTAGGGTGTTCCCTCAGCTGCTAGGGCAGCGGTCACGTCCTTCATGA
This window encodes:
- a CDS encoding flippase-like domain-containing protein, coding for MDKSQKKWVYISIGISVVILAVMVGSTFNEETLTYLLHMNIFFLMLALALRFVSFALWALRIQKMSLSLGYKVPFSHCYNMVVANLLAGALTPGQAGGEPVRIHELYKAKMSVGDATAVVIMERVLDAVMLVALSICSLFIMGSVIWTLSSGIIFVIFFSLFLLIFFILLLLYAVRYPDPAKRMVMRFLHWIEIKMKKPSFQKIITRTDVEFDNFCSGINAFAKHGKSGFIWGSVCTILFWFSEFVVASVILMGLGLPPAVWESMLAQIIIALVSMIPITPGASGVAELSAASLYALFVPTAALGIFILLWRLIMFYLNIVFGFISTMFIFKREITE
- the argF gene encoding ornithine carbamoyltransferase — translated: MKKDFISILDVSRDELGELIATARRLKEERRVGVFPPHLSQKTLGMIFEKSSTRTRISFEVGMYELGGHALFLNPKDMQLGRGEAVRDTARVMSRFVSAIMIRANSHQSVTELAVHADIPVINGLSDCEHPCQILADIMTIVEHLHRIEKVTIAWVGDGNNVCNSLILSTILTGMEVRIACPAGYEPSREFIQMARSEGAVIELGTDPIAAVRNADVVMTDTWVSMGHEEETQEREKIFGKYQVNMDLLNHAKPGAIVMHCLPAHRGYEITDEVMDSSRSVVWDQAENRLHVQKALLLRLLA
- a CDS encoding ribonuclease III domain-containing protein, translating into MFNHADRPDLEEVIGHTFAVPGILNRALSRKAYCQEQGHPDTGHMDALATLGDAVIELLILTRLVEQGGSDKGEISVKKMDLVNMSILRRAGETIHLHEYIHWGNGENRMHIWSSGRVLAECIEALVGAVYLDGGLSAAGHVMDNIGLFPTETEGKPE
- the gltA gene encoding NADPH-dependent glutamate synthase gives rise to the protein MGDRQADVRVHDFLEVDTGLSAEEAVAEANRCLQCKKPACVDGCPVNIDIPAFIAEIAEGKFAEAAASIKTQNMLPAICGRVCPQETQCEILCILGKKDKPVRIGQLERFAADEERRTGIKPQVKKPSTGKRVAVVGSGPAGITAAGELAREGHAVVMYESLHLPGGVLTYGIPAFRLPKDVVKAELDQVLSLGVEVKLNHFVGKSVPLAELLEYDAVMLGTGAGLPYFMNIPGEHLNGVYSANEFLTRVNLMHADRFPGFDTPIAKASRVVVVGGGNVAMDAARTARRMGAKVTLVYRRRAEDLPARLAEIHHAEEEGIEFVTCANPTRILGEQVVTGVECIRMQMCELDASGRPAAKPIDGDTFTLDCDVVIQAIGQGPNPVLVREIDGIERGRAGNVVADGDGRTAHPKIFAAGDVTTGAATVILAMGGAKKAAQSICDYLASR